ATCTTGTACCACGTTGCGTCTGCATCAAACCAGAGAGTCGAAGCTGAAGCCGGATTGAAGACGGTCAGATGTAAAACGCCTTGCTATGCACATGCCGTTTGGTAAAATAACATCCTTTTGTACTTTATCTCAACAGGGCATTGCCAAAGCGTTATGGTGAAGTCCAAGATATACTTAATAAActaacaaaggaaaaaaaaaaaaaaaaaagagaacactcAAAGCATGGTAAGATTAAATACATATCAACTATCAAACATCTATccgtaattattatttttttgttgtatagAATATAACCGTCTCCAGGCATCAGTGTTAGTTGTCAGGTCTTGAGCTGATATGCCCAGTTAGCAGTCCCTGAGTAAATAACTTATCGGCATAATAAATTCTTTGAGGAATGAATGCAACAAGGTCATTTGCTCTTTGTGTAACTGTGGATTTAACTGTACTGCAGTATTATAAGCGGTGGCAATGTTTAAGTAAACCTACAGGTTAATCATTagttgtaaagaaaaaaaattataataataatttcagtgCCTGTGATTTAAAGGAAAATAATTTTCTCCTTGAgctcatatttaaaatgtaataatgttacctgttttttttttttttttttttaatctgtgtgcattttttttatttttcctatgCTGCCTCTTTGGCTGCTCTCAGGTGGATGCGAGTGCAGCTTGCAGGATGAACCCACTTGCTGCACTTGGCATTGATCGAAGTGGCCTAATGCGGGAGAGCCTCCGCGTTCATGGAGGAATGGTATATCCTCCAGGAATACGTACATTGCCTACAGAAAAGGCCAGAGAGGGCGCTTCGCTTCCCTTGGGGTATGTCCCTGATCTTCTCTACAAGCCGGATGTGTCCCTGGACGGCAGGAAGCAAACAAATGGCTATGTTGGCCTTTACAAAAGTCCACCGCCTGGCCTGCAGAAGCCGATGGTGGTGCCAGGGGCAGGAGCAGACACCTTAGGGCTCGACCGAAGAGTCGATAAGCCGCCAGAGCTTGGCCTGAATGGCAGCAGCAGTTTCCTCAGACTACCTTGGGTGAGCCCTTACCATGAAGCTGCAATGTACCCGTTCCTGGATTCCAGCAAGTACATGTACAAAACATCGATCATGTCACAGCCCCCCACCTACTTATCCCAGCATCTGGCCTACCAGTCCTTGTGCGCGGGAGCTGGTGGAAGTGCAGCCGGGGCGGAGCGACTCTTCTACGTGCCCCCGTACCCCTCTCCCATGGCCTCACCTCTTGCCCCACCTATGAGAATCCCCACAGCAAGCGTTGCACCAAATACTCTCTCTCCACTGATGCACTGCCAGGACAAAAGCATGCAGAGCATCGGGCCAAGGATCCACCACGAGCCATTTGGGCAACAGCTTCAGCCCCAATCCCACCTCTCGTCCCACAGTGGGAGCGGTGGCAGTAGCAGTAACGGtagcagcagcggcggcagcaaGTCCAGCCGGACGCAGTCCGGCAAGAGCTCCAGCTCCGGTGCCACCAGCAGCAGTGTtagcagcagcggcggcagcaTGAGCAGCAGCGCCTGTCCCCCTGTGGACACCAGCCCTGCGCTGGTGATGCAGTCACCGCGCTCCACCGCCAGGCCCCTGCCGCAGCCCTCTGTCCCggtccctcccccaccccctctcaTTGATAGCACTTTGAATTCCCCCAAAACCATATTTCGAAGCCCCTCGTCGTCGTCTTCGCCGTCAATGTCCCACCCTTTCTACGTGACCACTGTGGCATCTGAGCACCGTTCACCGGTACGTTCATCTGCCCACAAATCCAAATCCAAAGAAGGGAGCTCTGAGCACAGAAGCGGCCAGACGGAAAGGAAGGGGAGCAAGTCTCCTTCGAAGACCTCCCCCTCTGACAAACCGGCGTCACAGGCTCCTACCAAAGACCCTGCGGACAAACCATTGGATTTGTCTGCCAAGATTATGGATTTTGAGGGGCTTCCTAATGGATACCCCGCAAAACTTGAGGCCTTGGCTAAACTGGGATACTCTCCTGCTGCTcgttatggacttcctcccaaCCACGAGCTGCTGAAAGAGACACTCTCTCCCCCTACCACGTCTTCTGTGGCTGGCACTTCCTCGAAAACCTCGGAGAGGCCCGAAATCATTAGCACTTTACACTCCTCCTGGGTAGTGCCTAGCTCTGCCCCTGCCCCCAACCCTGAGTCGAACCAGAACAAAGGGTCCTCTGTGATCAAAAACAAGAATCTGGAGCATGTGATGCCCCAGCAGAGGAGTTCGTCCTGCCCAAGGATTGGAGAGTCCAATTCGGCCGTTGTGCCCAATCCCACCCCTGTAGTCGTGACGCCTGCCGGTCGCCCTGCCTCAGCATCGCCATCGCCGAAGGTCAATGGCGAGTGGCCCAAGTCCAGTCCGACGGCACTGGAAAAACCTCCAGCGACCGGCCGTGCAAGCAGCCACCCCTCGTCTGCCAAATCTGTTAAAACCCCTAAAAAAGCGGAGGCTCAAGACATCCCCTACAAACCTCAGCACCCTCACTTGGAGAATGGCCACCCACCTGGCCATCTGTACATGCCCCAGAGCGAGGCCTATCTGACCCACAACTTAGCATATGCTAACCGGTATCTCCCGTACTCGGTCCCCGAGATGCCCCTCTCTCACTTACCGTTGCCTGGCAAGGGCCCGGTGTACCCCCATCCTGTTCTGCTCGCCAGCAGCACGCTTTACCCCGCTCACTTGCCCCCGAAGCCTGGCCTCCCATATGGAATCCCACCTGGCCATGGAGAGtacctgacgtaccatgactcTCAGGAAATGGTGCATCCCCTCATGTCTCCCCACCTCAGCATGGACCCCAAAGTCGGCGAACGGCTCGAGTTGAGACCGAGGCCCCCTGATAAGCCGTGGCACGTCGAAGAGTCCCCGTACAAAAGGCCGGGCGCCTCCGAGTGCGACGCGATCTACAAGTCGGAGCGCGAGGCAGAGAAACCGGATTGCCACGGCCCCAAGCAGCAGAACAAGCCGTACGCCGCGGCCGGGGGGAAGGAGGACATCGTTTGCATCGACTTGATCCAAGACTACACAGATGGCGGCTCTCAGGCAAACAAATACAGCGTGATCACTGCCAAGAGGCGAGATCCCACCAAGcttggcggcggcggcgggggcgcCCCGGTCGGCGAGGGGAAGGAGCCAGCGCTCATGCAGGTCCTGCTCTCCGGCCAGCCGGCCGAGCCGCGGCCAGCGGAGGCGGGCGGCCAGCCCCGGCCCCAGGAGCTGAGCGACGGCGCCGTCCCGGCCGCCTGCCTGCGCCCCGGCTCGCCCTGCCCCAGTCAGGGCGACGAGAGCCCCGCCGAGCGCAGCCCCCTGACCgacctgctggaggagcagaCGCAGCGCTGCGCCAGGACCTCCGGGGATCGGACCTCCGAGGACGTGGACTTCAAGGCTGATAAGCATGGGGGCGGTGGTGCAAGAGGAGGCAACTTTGTGGATTTGGGGAAGGAAGTCCCGGAGGACCGGGAATcccatgaggaggaggaggaaggggtcCACGGCTCGTTGAAAAGCAAACGGTCCAGTTTGGCCAAGAGGATCGCCAACTCGTCAGGCTACGTGGGCGACCGCTTCAAGTGCGTCACCACTGAGCTGTATGCTGATTCCAGCAAACTGAGCCGGGAGCAACGTGCCCTTCAGGTGAGTGTTTCAATCTTTGTCTTTATCTGGGTGTCTTTtgcttattattataaaaatttttttattgtagctcattgtttctttttcactctgtgGCTGCTTCTAATATTACCCGAAATACTCACAGCTCTGCAGTGGTTGTAAATCTGACCTAcagaggagcaaaaaaaattaaaaaccccACAGCTCTTGTGTGAGGGTACTTAGCTTTGGGAACCGTCTCACCTCTAGGTGAGAGAATCCACGTCAGCGTGTCAGGAATAGCAAGGCCGGGAGCCGCCGTAATTACGTTTGGCCGTTGCCCTCTCACCCCTTTCCCTTCCTTCATGTCGGTGCTCCCCCGCTGGGAGCTTGCGCGGCGCTCCTTGCCAGCATCGCTTTAGTTCGCGGTTAGTCGCAGAAAGAGTTAATGCGACACACAGCCATGGCTGCGTTGCGCGGCCGAGCAGAAATGTGTGTGCCGTGGCCTTACGGCCTCCAAGCGCTGCAGGCAACTGTTAACCTGCGGGTCATCCTGGGaggcgcgcgtgtgtgtgtgtgtgtgtgtgtgtgtgtgtgtgtgtgtgttagggcaCCCCTCCCCTCTTCCTTCCTGAAGGGCTCTTCTCTCCCCACCcaagaactcacacacacacacacacacacacgctcgcatcCCCAGGCTCCTTTCACTGCGCGCTCCGGCTGCACTCGCATCTTAAGCGAAAATCCGGCCCATTCACTCACGATGTGAAGGATTAGCTCTCCTTGCTGTCTGCTACAGTAGTCTGCAGATTCTGCCAGACCTAccgtagtaaaaaaaaaagtaaaaataaaaatgtaaccgTATTTTACATTCTAATTCGAGACTAGTCACGGAAGCGACTAAACTGACCTCATTAAACGGGAATGAGAATTTGGTTTCCTTTTACTTCTTGTCTTTCCTCTTCTGACTATGGCTTGGGCACCTCCTTTGCCAAAGTTGTGTGTTCCTTTTCAGTTGTGTTTTAATTGTATGTGCATATGTCTTGTGTAGGGCTGATGTTGATGTATGTTGTAgatattttgcatatttgaaATGACTGAACGGTATTGAGCACCCATTTTAATTGCTTAGATGGAAGTCTTATCCCAAGAGAACAGTAATTTATGTCAACCTGCAGCTAACCATGAGgtcagttctttatttattgtttttttttttttttttttaaacttaattatttcaccgttttttttatttagtttttttttttttttttttttacaaggtttCACAAATGATGCCTGTTCTGATCTTGTCTGAGGCTGATTTGCTAGATTcaggatattttttttctaggcTTATTAAAAAATGACAGATGCATGACCGAATGAAGTGTTTTGTGTCACACGTGAACGTTGCAGTTGCTGCACGGTTGCTCTGTGCAGTTTCTCTGTCTGTTGCTTTGCCGCCATGAAGGGTTAAATATCACAATGGTAAATGCTGGTGTGGATGTGGTTTCATGGCGTCTTTTCTCTGTTCTGTgcgttcttgtgtgtgtgtgtgtgtagcgcgCAATGATGCGCTTCTCCGAGCTGGagctgaaggagaaggagggaggggcggcggcggcaggcCGGGACTTGGCGGCGGTTCAGCGCGGCGAGGGAGACTGGGAGCGCAGCCAGCGCAGCTCTAAGCCAGGGGCCGCAGCCCTCGCCCACGAAACTGAGAAGAACAGTAAGAGCCCGAACTTCCACTGTTCTCCACCACTCGTGCTGTTGTGACTGTCCCCTTTAGGCGAGAGAATAAAACCGTGTCCCTTTTCTTGCGTTCTGCACTGTGTTTACCCCCCGTAATTGTTCTTGTGCTCACACGTTCGCCACCATGCTCCGCCTCTCGCACACGGCCTCTGTTTACCAGCCTCCGTTCggcgctcgctcgctcgctcgctctcgctCTTTGTTCTACTTCTCTTTGTCCTTAGCGCCTGCTCGTTCTGTCTTCTGGGccgttgctctctctctctctctctctctctctctctcgctctccctttCCTCTTTTTGTTCAACCAACCGCCCCTCTCTTCCCTCTTACCTCAAACTGCCGTGGACCACACCCCCCACCGTTGATTAGGGACGGCCCCGAATCTGTGGCtgtgagcaaagcagcgtctaACCAGCGGATGCCGGGTGGTAAACACTTCCTCCGTCGCCCTCAAAagactttcttttctttctttcttttttttcttttgggaaataatgtacatatatatttattgtcacCTCTGTCCTGCAGGAGTGACCCTGACTGGGACAGATTGAAGGCaatatgtgatttaaaaaaaaaaacacgctccTAACGTGCCTCATTTTATTAGGGGGGAGAGAAGCAaacactgttgccatggcaatcaGGCTCACACCCGCCTCCCCCCCACCAACCTACCTCTCCTCTTTTGGTGGAGAGTTGCCATGGAGGAGACATGGCAGTGAATTATGGGATGCATGTGTCATGAGTCATAGGACTGTTTCCAGATCCTAGTGATAGGGGCATAAgggcaattgtgtgtgtgtgtgtgtgtgtgtgtgtggcggtggcgttcgttcgttcgttttttttttttgtttttttttttttttgtgtaagagATGTTAATATGATAAGTTTTGTCTATtagctctggtgtgtgtgtgtgtgtgtgtgtggggatggaagcAGGCGGGAGTGCGAGAAAGCTCAGGGCAGGGCAGGCACATTCCTGCCTGGGCCAGCATAAGGGCAGCTCTGTGCTCGGCGCTGTGAGCCGTgagcgcggcggcggcagcgTGGGCCGGGTTCGGGCTCCGGGTCACAGCTGGTGCGTCTGAGCCCCGGCCCCCGCCGGACGCCTTTGATGGCGGCGCGCTGCAGCTCTTGGCAGCCTGCAGCCATTCTGAACGAGGCTTTTTACTGCCACGGCTCAGCCGATCCTGGCGCTGGGGGAAGGGGGGAGGGAGCGAGGCGATGaaaaaaggaagggggggggagctgcgagggaggggaggggtggtggAGCGGAAGAAGCGCAGCGCCTGAGCGCAGCCGGAATGGCGGGCTGGTGTTCATGGCTAATTTGGGCACATGGGGTGGACGGCGCGGTCAGAGACAACGGCGCTCGCTGTGTGGCGAGGGTGTGGCCACATCGGGGACAAgcggatttttaaaaattattatttatttaaatatatatgaaaagtGTGGAAGCCTTAAggctctatatatatatatataaatttttccCCCCCCCATTCACATTCCCATAATTCCAGCGCGGATTCTTTTTTTAGTTGCTGTTACTCAGGACACGTCCCCTGGTCCAAAACGCGTTTCGTGACTACTTTTGTGAATCACAAATTgcttttgaatttattttttttctttattcatgaaaTAATTAGTTTTGTTCTTTAGCACttatacttgtgtgtgtgtgtgtgtgtgtgtgtgcaggtgttcAGCCCCCATGCACCAATAACAGGGTTCCGGTCCTGCAACGGTGCGGCGTTCCAGCCAACGGCCTCCAGCTCCCCCGCGGACGAGAGCCGGGACGGCGGGCGGATGAGAGGAGATTGAGAGATGGCGAGGACCGggacaggaggaggggggacGAGGCTCTGGAGGAGGACGGGTTCTGCGTTGCACGGCGGGACGAAAAGCCGCGGCTGAAGGAAGAGAGCCACGAAACTGCGGCGGCGAACAGGAAACGCCCACACAGCCTGGAGCACGGCCAGGCCTACCCCGACCGGCAGCACGCGGAGGGGCgcgaggtgggcggggccgaggCAGAGAACGAGGAGTCCGTCCCCGTCAAGCGGCTCAGGCCCAATGGCACAGGTAACGGCTGTGGTTCCGACACGCCCCCGTCTGTCTGCGTCCTTGGTTCTGTCCCCTCCCTTCGCgtccttcatcatcatcaccccccccccccccaaccgcTCTGCGCCTCCGGCTGCGTCTTCATTCTTCGTGATTTGTGTTCGTCGCGGGCGCGTGTAACAAATAGCGGCCCGTACGCTGCGTGTTCCGCCGCCACGCCGGTCCTACGGCGGCCGCGAGATTTAGCACACGAGCAGGCAGCCGAGCAGGAGAGGAgcatttattcttttaatgcgTTTCCCTTTACCCCAGAGCAAGATTAATGGCTGCAGCGTGTAGCGCTACacaaaccgtgtgtgtgtgcgcctgcgttcatgagagtgtgtgtgtgtgagtgagagagcggCCGGTCAGTCtgtcttcttttctgtttttagtTTCGcgctcttgtcttctctccgtgtgtgagtgtgtgtgcctgcatgcGTGAGTGTGCGTGGTgtgagggaggtgtgtgtgagtgaatgagtgtgcgcttgtgtgtgtgtgtgtgtgtgtgtgtgtgtgtgtgtgtgcgagcgagcGGCCGGCCGGTCAGTCTGTCTTATTTTCAGTTTCACACTCGTATCTCTTCTCTGTGTGCGTGGTGTGTTGTGAGTGAGGggagtgaggtgtgtgtgtgtgtgtgagtttgtgtgtgagcgagcgGCCGGTCAGTCTGTCTTATTTTCAGTTTCGCGCTCGTATCTCCTCTCCGTGTGCGTGGTGTGTTGTGGTTCTGCGGTCGGGTTTCAGTGGTGTGTTGCTGGACTCTGCCGGCAGTGAGGGGGGTCAAACCTGCGCACAGCTCACTGCGTGTTTTCCACCGaaggttttttttcctcccctcaaTATCCTGTGGGCGTGGAGGGCGCGGGCGTGGAGGGCGTGGAGGTCGTGGGCGGCGCCGTTAATGTGGGGTTGGGGCGCTGAGGACAGGAAAAGATAGCGAGCGAAGTGGaaagagcacaaacacacacacggccgtAGTTTGCTGTCCTGATTAACCGCCAGTTAATGTCTCTCTAGATGggtccccccaccccctccgccCCGCCGCGGCGCTCCCCGACGAGGAAGTGAAAAATCTGAAGGTGCGCATCGAGCTGACGGGCCTCCGGCTCAGCAAGCCGCACCACCTCCAGCACCTCGAGCTCTGGGAGAGCCAGCTCCCCCTCGCCCCCGCGCCGGGCCTGTACCGGAGGGAGCGGGCGGAGCCCCTGGAGGTCCCCGCCACTGACGCCAGCGACCGCTTGGAAGCGAGGCCCGCTAAGAAGGATAGGAGCTGGCGGGAGGAGGCGCTGGGGTTCGTTGGCACGGAAGCAGGTACACAGCATGAGGGGTGGGCGGGGCGCCGGGTGGGGCGGGCGGGGAACCGGCCAGAGGCGCTCAGATGATGAGGCGCAGCAGAGATGGACGtccttcgctttttttttttcgttttttttttttttcgtaacgCCGCACTCAtctctgccgccgccgccgtttGAACTTCTCCGAAAACAGCAGGCAGCCGCGCTGGGCTGACAGGAAGTGGCGGAGTCAGTTAGGCGTCACTCGCGAGCGCCCGTGGGACCCTGTGGCGGCGCGTCAGGGTGTTTTCAGGCGAGGTCGTATCAGTCAGAGCGCGAGAGGCGGAGGGGAAGTCCCCGCGGACGCCGCCGCTGCCGGCTGAGCTGCTCGATGCCGGAGCGGAGGAGCACTGCGACAGCGGTGAAGGGCAAATGTCATCGGTGGCGCTTTTCGGCCTGACTCAGCGAGAGAGGAGACGCTGAAGGGGAAGGAGACAaagagccgtgtgtgtgtgtgtgtgtgtgtgtgtgtgtgcgcgcgcgcagGCCCGGCGGAAACGAGAGCAGCGGCCGGCGTTAAGCGGTGTTTGCGGCTCGGCCTGAATGATTGATTGACGCCTCGCTCCCCCACCCAAGTCCTCAATCCGCACTGTCCGGGCAACACATGCCTCCGCATAATGAACCGTGAGATTGCACAACTGCATGACTAACTCTGGGTGtatgggattgtgtgtgtgtgtgtgtgtgtgttttgtcatcTTTGTCAGAGTACACGGTTTTAAATCGCTGTACGCTTCATACTACACAACTTCAAAATGGGCCTTAAAACAGCGCCATCTGAAGCGCTCATTACGCTTATTGGACACTTGAGTGGAAATGGCCGCATGTCCCCGAGCGGCACGGTCCTGATGGCACAGCGAGAGCGGATGAAACGGGCGGAATTTTGGCCCTCGTTCACCGGGTCGTGGCCCCTGGCCTAAAAGAGGCTTAACCCGCCGGTTGGCGTCTCTGGCCAGCAGGTGTAAAACcgttaatcctttttttttccctcctgtcCGTGTCCCCTCCCGTCCCCTCACTTGAGGTCTACGTCGCCGGATGAAAGCCCCTGCCCTGTAGCGTGCTAATGAGAGGCTAACGTCCCCCAGATGTCCCTGTCAGAAAGCGTCTCCGGCGGCGTCTGCGGCCCCCCCTCAGCTCCGCGCCGGGGCGTCTTCACCTCGACTCCCATTGGTTATTCAGGCCACGTGCGTGCACGCACACGCTCGCGACACTGACTAATTTGTTTTGTCTGCGCGAGGGTGTGTGAGACGAGACGTACATGGCAGCGATGCATGACTCCTCTCAGTGAGCCCAGgggcgtacacacacacacacacacacacacactctctctctcacggaCATTTGCGCACACGAGTGCTCAACACCTCCGCACTGTAGCGAGGTGTTTTGGTGGGAGTAATTGATGGGCTCGTaggaaagggtgtgtgtgtgtgtgtgtgtttgtgtgtgtgtgtgtgttgctgcttgAATGCAGACTCTGCTCTGAGCCGAGAGGAGAATTAAATAGGCCCGTAAGTCTGCCGTCCCCTGAGGCCACCAAGGAGAGGCCATTCATTAACTCCGTCACACGCGCCGAACACACACCGCTTTATGGGGACTTTGAGCGGATGTGCACTTACAAGGCCAGACAGCGTCTGTGGGTGCCGCTGCATGGTGACCTGAATAATGCCAGTCCGACTGCGGGGCGGGGTCCAGCGTCCCTCCTGTGTCATGTGACCACAGGCGACCGTTGGTCCCACACAACAATCGACACTAAAACTTCCTTCTGGAGCACTGCAGCTGAGCAGGAAGGAATTGGGGAGGTGGAGAGATCCTGCTCCACCTGAAATTGTTGGACTGCGCGAGcgagcgtgcacacacacgcacacacacacacacacacacacacacacacacacacacaactaaataATTCAGCAGATGTAGAGGGTAAAACTCCCGACTGTTTCATAAAGGCCTTTCTTCCTGCCGATTTCAGGCAGGGGAGCAGCGattgcagcagctgcagagagAACCTCCCGTTCCGTTCCTCCGCTCCAGAGGCCGAGTTGGGGGGGTTTaccctccaccccccccccccccccccccccccccccctcccatccccATCTGCCTCCCTCGCCTGAGCCCACGCTCTCGCGTGCTGCTGTCGCgctcacttttttcttttttttctcccccacccGCCATCCTCTGCTTTCGCTTGTGCTttctcttcctgtgtgtgtgtgtgtgtgtgtgtgtgtgtggttctagCATTACAGCACACGTTATTGGAGCGCTGCTCTGCATTAGCCCGCTCCTGTCGTCTCGTGGCAACGAGCGAGAGAGCGCAGGTTTGCCGCGGTGCGGCCCTCCTGGCGCGCACGTGATCCGGTTAATATCActctactttttattttgcccCCTAACATCAAGCTCTAGAGAGGGGGGCGCTTATTAATAAAAGTAGGGCATTCAACTGcgcttgttgtgtgtgtgtgtgtgtgtgtgtgtcaagttGCATTACCTAACTGGGGCCGGAGATGGTCTGTAGCCTGCGTGTGATTACTAGGCCTTTCCTTTGTACGTTAATTAATTCTGTTTAATTAGTAAGTAAGATCGTTCTGGTTTAAATGTTCCTGAAcgccccctcctctctctccccgctTCTGTCTGTAGTGCTGCCCGCCCTGGACCCCCAGGACGCTCTGGACCAGCCATGTCTGGATGCCCTTGGCCGGAAGCTCCTGTCCCAGGTTCTGCCAGACAGGCAGCGCGTGAGGGACCACCGCAGGTCCTGCGCTCTGGAGCCCCAGTCCACAGACTCTGACGCGGAGAGCCCCACGCCCTGGCACCGTCGGCACGGCGACCCGGAGAAACCCAAGGGGAAGCGGCAGTGCAAAACCAAACATCTGAGCCGAGAGCGCAAGGTCCATTCACACACTGCCGAGGACTGTCCGCAGCTCAGCCCTGCCCACCagaacaaggtgtgtgtgtgtgtgtgtgtgtgtgtgtgagctcccATGGCTTTGAATGGAGCTCTTTAAATATGCTTCAAATCACAACAATGTTAATAATTCCAATTAGGAGGCTTATTGTGGCTTGCTGGGTCTGCTCGGTGGGAGGTGTGCTTGGGGTCATGATTGTGTGTACGTGCGCactctcccagcatgcactgcagctCAGTGTGTAGTTGCCGACACGGCCGCCGTTGCTGTGACCTCTTCTTGCACCGAAACACAATCTCCCAGtggagagggggaggggagaggagaggaggatgaagaggagggtgGGTCTGGATTTAAAGGCCCCTCCCAAAAGAGAGGAGGGTCTCCGTGGAGCGAC
This genomic stretch from Denticeps clupeoides chromosome 5, fDenClu1.1, whole genome shotgun sequence harbors:
- the bcor gene encoding BCL-6 corepressor isoform X2, whose product is MVDASAACRMNPLAALGIDRSGLMRESLRVHGGMVYPPGIRTLPTEKAREGASLPLGYVPDLLYKPDVSLDGRKQTNGYVGLYKSPPPGLQKPMVVPGAGADTLGLDRRVDKPPELGLNGSSSFLRLPWVSPYHEAAMYPFLDSSKYMYKTSIMSQPPTYLSQHLAYQSLCAGAGGSAAGAERLFYVPPYPSPMASPLAPPMRIPTASVAPNTLSPLMHCQDKSMQSIGPRIHHEPFGQQLQPQSHLSSHSGSGGSSSNGSSSGGSKSSRTQSGKSSSSGATSSSVSSSGGSMSSSACPPVDTSPALVMQSPRSTARPLPQPSVPVPPPPPLIDSTLNSPKTIFRSPSSSSSPSMSHPFYVTTVASEHRSPVRSSAHKSKSKEGSSEHRSGQTERKGSKSPSKTSPSDKPASQAPTKDPADKPLDLSAKIMDFEGLPNGYPAKLEALAKLGYSPAARYGLPPNHELLKETLSPPTTSSVAGTSSKTSERPEIISTLHSSWVVPSSAPAPNPESNQNKGSSVIKNKNLEHVMPQQRSSSCPRIGESNSAVVPNPTPVVVTPAGRPASASPSPKVNGEWPKSSPTALEKPPATGRASSHPSSAKSVKTPKKAEAQDIPYKPQHPHLENGHPPGHLYMPQSEAYLTHNLAYANRYLPYSVPEMPLSHLPLPGKGPVYPHPVLLASSTLYPAHLPPKPGLPYGIPPGHGEYLTYHDSQEMVHPLMSPHLSMDPKVGERLELRPRPPDKPWHVEESPYKRPGASECDAIYKSEREAEKPDCHGPKQQNKPYAAAGGKEDIVCIDLIQDYTDGGSQANKYSVITAKRRDPTKLGGGGGGAPVGEGKEPALMQVLLSGQPAEPRPAEAGGQPRPQELSDGAVPAACLRPGSPCPSQGDESPAERSPLTDLLEEQTQRCARTSGDRTSEDVDFKADKHGGGGARGGNFVDLGKEVPEDRESHEEEEEGVHGSLKSKRSSLAKRIANSSGYVGDRFKCVTTELYADSSKLSREQRALQRAMMRFSELELKEKEGGAAAAGRDLAAVQRGEGDWERSQRSSKPGAAALAHETEKNSVQPPCTNNRVPVLQRCGVPANGLQLPRGREPGRRADERRLRDGEDRDRRRGDEALEEDGFCVARRDEKPRLKEESHETAAANRKRPHSLEHGQAYPDRQHAEGREVGGAEAENEESVPVKRLRPNGTDGSPHPLRPAAALPDEEVKNLKVRIELTGLRLSKPHHLQHLELWESQLPLAPAPGLYRRERAEPLEVPATDASDRLEARPAKKDRSWREEALGFVGTEAVLPALDPQDALDQPCLDALGRKLLSQVLPDRQRVRDHRRSCALEPQSTDSDAESPTPWHRRHGDPEKPKGKRQCKTKHLSRERKVHSHTAEDCPQLSPAHQNKVTAKRSSRKRSASLSDYESSPVKLCPSSPGLPAPPAPQQPVAAALSPHVPAPAGNAPAAGETPASRPMPPEARRLIVNKNAGETLLQRAARLGYEEVVLYCLENKVCDVNHRDNAGYCALHEACARGWLSIVQHLIEHGADINCSAQDGTRPLHDAVENDHLDVVRLLLSYGADPTLATYSGRSLLKMTHSEVMECFLSDYFADLQGRPEDDPRVYWEFYGSAVCEPAEEAAAFDILANPPGPGDDDGEQREVFEFEFSDRPLLPCYNIQVSLSQGPRNWLLLSDVLKRLKMSARAFRATFKHIEVATIAEAEFYKQASLSQLFSCPEELEGFMPDSKELLDLVEISSELVALLGSSLECLDDHWDHVAKARS